The Penaeus monodon isolate SGIC_2016 chromosome 5, NSTDA_Pmon_1, whole genome shotgun sequence genome window below encodes:
- the LOC119572976 gene encoding talin-2-like isoform X2 has translation MALALKIHIVEQNVTKMMQFDPSTMVFDACRIIREKITEANLGQAKDYGLFLAGEEGSGVWLESGRSLSYYLLRSQDMVEYRRKVRTLKVRMLDGTIKTLMVDDSQPVSQLMVVICTKIGIMNHDEYSLVHEVEQEEIENKPNFGTLTLKRKKDGDKERDAKMEQLKKKLRTDDELNWVDHSKTLREQGIDETEILLLRRKYFFSDQNIDSRDPVQLGLLYVQCRDAILDGTHPVTLERACSFAGIQCQIQFGDHVESKHKPGFLDLKEFLPQSYVKTKGIEKKIFQEHKTHAGKNELDAKVTYVGLARSLKTYGVTFFLVKEKMKSRNKLVPRLLGVTKDSVLRLDEKTKEILKTWPLTTVRRWAASPNTFTLDFGDYSDQYYSVQTTEGEQISQLIAGYIDIILKKQRAKDHIGIEGDDGSAMVEDTVSPIKASIIQHGDTEVHHAERESVSKPAVMRPGVNGAQSFGTGSMPGVQSVAIVGKINLAHQPPTAKHPQVTSVLSKPQKALVSTIETGHVIIEECAESLETKAELPELGTDPASIKWKQVTLDSNKQTVTSQIAAMNAATAEVVTLTSSVHEEVDHTAVGAAIHTITSNLPEMTKGVRMIAALLETDNESNNLLGAAKVLCHAFSDLLTAAEPEKKEPRQGLLTAASRVGEASTAVLHTVDGNLDHETQDILLGLAKAVANTTAALILKAKAVASRCEDQELQNVVINSATACALATSQLVACAKVVAPTIDSPACQSQLIEAAKEVGRAVEGMVQVCQRATQDEALLRDLSQAAGEVTRALNDLLNHIKTAGEQKGRLSVHDEAVETILVSSEKLFASQGNASEMVRQAKILAQATSHLIQSIKFEAESQTDTDLQNRLLAAAKQLADATAKMVESAKQCASNPNDEKRQLELRQAAENVRIATNAAASNALKKKIIKRLENAAKHAAATGTQCMAAAQGAGPHNTSPGTQDELISDCKAVADVIPRLVEGVKGTINNSDSPRAQLALINSCNQFLQPGTKMVASVKAALPTVSDQASALQLNNSSKQFGQALVDLRSAIGKAQEACGSLEIDSALDAIQGLKDDLSDLKEAADKGTLRPLPGETQESAAQHLTNSSKTVGSTMAQLLTSSAQGNQHFIGLASRDTALALKEFSSAVRGVVATSTDHGLRDRLIHAAREVMIKSSELIEEARIVVQGPQDVASQQKLAQVAKGVSQALNKTFNLLPGQKDVDDAILTITDSTNDLDAGRFPPTTKPYGELQSELSNAAAELNTVTTEVVSSARISTQHLATSSKKFSTAFGSLMGVGMEMAGTTKDQEVQGQMVVSLKSVSMSSSKLLVSAKAVAADPNAPNAKNQLASAARAVTDSINNLINVCTSAAPGQKECDNAVRAIQSMRPLLDHPSEPVTDASYFECLDTVMDRSKSLGDAMTGIANHAKKLEHDRFGSAVKEVSGAICGLVESAAQAAYLVGVSDPTSVAGRPGLVDQSQFARAYEAIITACETLSNPNSNQQEVLSAATIIAKHTSALCNSCRVASAKTNNPVAKRHFVQSAKDVANATAHLVKEIKTLDQDYSDENRARCSAATKPLLEAVENLCTFANSPDFASVPAKISSKARESQEPITSAGRAIISGSCSMIESAKSLAVNPKDPPTWQSLASHSKNVSDSIKKLVSSIRDKAPGQKECDEAIDKLNMNIRDLDQASLRVLDQNLQQQTENSLQGFNEQVENAGQALLNNIDKVRSAAKSEAEKLSHSITQMSSYFDPMVTAAIGSASNMLNNKQQMCLLDQTKAVAEYALQLVYVSKEAGGNPKAVHDHPDVDDAADTMKETLQELLSTVETIATEAGVVSGLVESITTAMHRLEDNAVAVCDDSESFVDYQTRMVTAAKEIARLAQDMVGKAASDASQLGNLGASVSHQYSSLSSDSAGAIRQTSNAEIATRLRSSVHELGQACIDLVKSGGSCQAAPRDTFCQRDLAESARHVGEKASHVMAALQAGSQGTQACINAASTVSGIIGDLDTTIMFATAGTLNAEKEGENFSDHREYILKTAKALVEDTKTLVAGAASSQEQLAVAAQNAVTTIVQLSDVVKSGASSLGANNPEAQVMLINAVKDVAMALGDLIHATKAASGKSLNDPAMTTLKESAKVMGTNVTSLLRQ, from the exons ATGGCGCTGGCACTGAAGATCCACATTGTGGAgcaaaatgtaacaaaaatgatGCAGTTTGATCCCTCCACAATGGTGTTTGATGCTTGTCGGATCATCAGAGAGAAAATTACAGAAGCTAATTTAGGCCAAG CTAAAGATTATGGGCTGTTTCTGGCGGGTGAGGAAGGCTCAGGAGTGTGGCTGGAGTCAGGGAGGAGTCTCAGCTACTACCTCCTTCGAAGCCAG GATATGGTTGAGTATAGGCGTAAAGTGCGCACTCTGAAGGTGCGCATGTTAGATGGAACCATAAAGACCTTGATGGTGGATGACTCACAACCAGTTTCACAGCTCATGGTTGTCATCTGTACCAAGATTG gaataATGAATCACGATGAGTACTCTTTAGTTCATGAAGTGGaacaggaagagatagagaataagCCAAATTTTGGAACACTCACcctaaagaggaagaaggatggagacaAAGAACGAGATGCCAAGATGGAACAGCTCAAGAAGAAGCTACGCACAGATGATGAAT tGAACTGGGTTGATCATAGCAAGACACTTAGGGAACAAGGTATTGATGAGACAGAAATCCTCCTTTTGAGAAGAAAGTACTTCTTCTCTGATCAAAACATTGACTCAAGAGATCCCGTCCAGCTTGGTCTTCTCTATGTACAA TGCCGAGATGCCATCCTAGATGGGACTCACCCAGTGACACTCGAGAGAGCTTGCAGTTTTGCAGGAATTCAGTGCCAGATTCAGTTTGGTGACCACGTCGAATCCAAGCACAAACCTGGATTTTTAGA CCTGAAGGAATTCTTGCCTCAGAGTTATGTTAAGACAAAGGGCATTGAGAAAAAGATTTTCCAAGAACACAAAACACATGCTGGCAAGAATGAGCTAGATGCCAAG gtcaCATATGTGGGTTTAGCTCGCTCACTGAAAACATATGGTGTGACCTTCTTCTTggtaaaggagaaaatgaaaagtagGAACAAATTGGTACCACGACTTCTTGGAGTGACCAAAGATTCAGTGTTGCGTCTGGATGAGAAGACCAAGGAAATCCTCAAGACATGGCCTCTGACTACTGTGCGCCGATGGGCAGCATCTCCAAACACGTTTACATTGG ATTTTGGTGACTACTCAGACCAGTATTATTCAGTACAGACTACAGAGGGTGAACAGATTTCTCAGTTGATTGCTGGTTACATTGACATCATCTTGAAGAAGCAAAGAGCAAAAGATCACATTGGCATTGAGGGTGATGATGGGTCTGCAATGGTGGAAGATACTGTCTCTCCTATTAA GGCCAGCATCATCCAACATGGAGACACTGAGGTGCACCATGCAGAGAGGGAGTCCGTGTCCAAACCAGCTGTCATGAGACCAGGAGTGAATG GCGCGCAGAGTTTCGGCACAGGATCCATGCCAGGAGTGCAGTCTGTGGCCATTGTAGGGAAGATCAATCTTGCTCACCAGCCCCCTACG GCTAAACATCCACAAGTGACCAGTGTCCTGAGCAAACCACAAAAGGCTCTTGTCTCAACCATTGAAACTGGTCATGTTATTATTGAAGAATGTGCAGAAAGTCTGGAAACCAAGGCTGAGCTTCCTGAGCTGGGTACTGACCCAGCCTCCATCAAGTGGAAGCAAGTAACCCTTGATTCCAACAAGCAGACTGTCACCAGCCAGATTGCTGCCATGAATGCTGCCACAGCTGAAGTTGTAACCCTGACTTCTT CTGTGCACGAAGAAGTGGATCATACTGCTGTGGGAGCTGCCATTCACACCATTACTTCCAACCTGCCAGAGATGACAAAGGGTGTGCGCATGATTGCTGCCTTGCTGGAGACCGATAATGAGTCCAACAATCTACTCGGTGCAGCCAAAGTACTTTGCCATGCCTTCTCTGATCTGCTCACGGCTGCTGAACCTGAGAAGAAAGAACCTCGTCAAGGTCTGCTTACTGCTGCATCACGAGTTGGTGAGGCATCAACTGCTGTTCTCCACACTGTTGATGGTAATCTTGACCATGAAACTCAAGACATTTTGCTGGGGTTGGCCAAGGCTGTGGCAAATACTACTGCAGCTCTCATTCTAAAGGCCAAGGCAGTTGCATCTCGTTGTGAAGACCAGGAGCTACAGAATGTTGTCATAAATTCAGCCACAGCATGTGCTCTGGCAACTTCCCAGCTTGTAGCTTGTGCAAAGGTTGTTGCCCCTACAATTGACAGCCCAGCTTGCCAAAGCCAGCTGATTGAGGCAGCCAAGGAGGTAGGCCGTGCTGTTGAAGGCATGGTACAAGTATGTCAGCGGGCCACCCAAGATGAGGCACTTCTTAGGGACCTTTCTCAGGCTGCAGGTGAAGTCACTCGTGCCCTGAATGATCTTCTCAATCACATCAAGACGGCTGGTGAACAGAAAGGAAGACTCAGTGTCCATGATGAAGCAGTTGAAACCATTCTTGTATCAAGTGAGAAATTGTTTGCTTCACAGGGAAATGCATCAGAAATGGTCAGGCAAGCAAAGATATTAGCTCAGGCAACCTCGCACTTGATCCAGTCCATTAAGTTTGAAGCTGAAAGCCAGACAGATACTGATTTACAGAATAGATTGTTGGCTGCAGCCAAGCAACTTGCAGATGCAACAGCTAAGATGGTAGAGTCAGCTAAGCAGTGTGCTTCAAATCCTAATGATGAGAAGAGACAGTTAGAACTTAGACAGGCTGCTGAGAATGTAAGAATTGCTACCAATGCAGCAGCTAGTAATGCTTTAAAGAAGAAGATCATCAAACGTTTGGAGAATGCAGCAAAGCATGCAGCTGCAACAGGAACTCAGTGCATGGCTGCTGCACAGGGTGCTGGACCACACAACACCAGTCCAGGTACACAGGATGAGCTGATATCTGACTGTAAGGCAGTAGCCGATGTGATTCCACGACTTGTCGAGGGTGTTAAAGGAACAATCAATAACTCAGATTCTCCTCGTGCTCAGTTAGCACTTATTAACTCTTGCAATCAGTTCCTACAACCAGGCACAAAGATGGTTGCTTCAGTAAAGGCCGCCTTACCTACAGTGTCAGACCAAGCTTCAGCCCTTCAACTTAACAATTCCTCCAAACAGTTTGGTCAGGCTTTAGTAGATCTTAGATCTGCTATTGGAAAGGCACAGGAGGCTTGTGGATCACTGGAAATTGACTCTGCTTTGGATGCTATTCAGGGTCTGAAAGATGATCTCAGCGACTTGAAGGAAGCTGCTGACAAAGGCACTCTTCGTCCCCTGCCAGGTGAAACACAAGAGAGTGCCGCTCAACATCTTACAAACTCCAGCAAAACTGTGGGCTCTACCATGGCTCAGCTCCTGACTTCCTCAGCCCAAGGCAACCAGCACTTCATAGGCCTAGCATCACGGGATACTGCACTTGCTCTGAAGGAGTTTTCGTCTGCTGTTCGTGGTGTGGTGGCTACATCAACAGACCATGGCTTGCGTGACCGTCTAATTCATGCTGCTCGTGAGGTCATGATCAAATCATCAGAACTGATAGAAGAAGCACGTATAGTGGTACAAGGTCCACAGGATGTTGCATCTCAGCAAAAGCTTGCCCAGGTGGCAAAGGGTGTCTCACAGGCTCTCAACAAGACCTTCAATCTTTTACCAGGCCAAAAGGATGTGGATGATGCTATTTTGACTATTACAGATTCAACCAATGACTTAGATGCTGGTAGGTtcccacccaccacaaaaccatATGGTGAACTGCAGTCAGAACTCAGCAATGCTGCTGCTGAACTTAACACTGTCACAACTGAGGTGGTTTCTTCAGCTCGTATCTCAACACAGCACCTGGCCACATCATCAAAGAAATTCTCAACTGCATTTGGTAGTCTGATGGGAGTAGGCATGGAAATGGCTGGTACTACCAAAGACCAAGAAGTTCAGGGGCAGATGGTTGTCAGCCTTAAGAGTGTTTCAATGTCATCATCCAAGCTATTGGTATCTGCTAAAGCTGTTGCGGCTGATCCCAATGCTCCTAATGCAAAGAATCAACTCGCAAGTGCTGCTCGGGCTGTAACAGATTCAATTAACAACCTTATCAATGTGTGCACTTCAGCTGCACCAGGGCAGAAAGAATGCGATAATGCTGTACGTGCCATCCAGTCCATGAGGCCTCTTCTGGATCATCCTTCAGAACCAGTTACAGATGCTTCATACTTTGAGTGTCTGGACACAGTCATGGACCGCTCTAAGAGTCTTGGAGATGCCATGACTGGCATTGCTAATCATGCCAAAAAGCTGGAACATGATAGATTTGGCAGTGCTGTTAAAGAAGTAAGTGGAGCCATCTGTGGTCTGGTAGAAAGCGCTGCTCAAGCTGCCTATCTTGTTGGTGTGTCAGACCCAACAAGTGTTGCAGGACGCCCAGGATTGGTCGATCAGTCCCAGTTTGCTCGAGCCTATGAGGCAATTATCACAGCATGTGAAACACTTTCCAACCCCAACAGTAACCAACAAGAGGTTCTGAGTGCAGCAACCATCATTGCCAAGCATACAAGTGCATTATGCAACAGTTGCCGTGTAGCATCTGCGAAGACAAACAACCCAGTTGCGAAGAGGCACTTTGTACAGTCTGCCAAAGATGTGGCAAATGCAACAGCTCATCtagtgaaagaaataaaaa CACTGGATCAGGACTACAGCGATGAGAACAGGGCTCGATGCAGTGCAGCCACCAAACCCTTGCTGGAAGCCGTAGAGAACCTGTGCACTTTTGCAAACTCACCAGATTTTGCATCAGTACCAGCTAAGATTTCTAGCAAAGCTCGTGAATCACAAGAGCCAATTACATCAGCAGGAAGAGCTATCATCAGTGGATCATGTTCCATGATAGAATCAGCCAAGAGTCTTGCTGTCAACCCAAAAGACCCACCAACCTGGCAGTCACTTGCTAGTCATAGCAAGAATGTATCTGACAGTATAAAGAAGCTTGTGTCATCAATAAG AGACAAAGCCCCTGGACAGAAGGAGTGTGATGAAGCTATTGATAAACTTAACATGAACATAAGGGACTTGGATCAAGCATCATTACGTGTGTTGGACCAGAACCTTCAGCAACAGACTGAAAATTCCTTGCAG GGCTTCAATGAACAAGTCGAGAATGCTGGACAAGCTCTTCTAAACAATATTGATAAGGTTCGTTCAGCTGCCAAGAGTGAAGCAGAGAAGCTTAGCCATTCCATCACCCAGATGTCAAGCTACTTTGACCCAATGGTCACAGCTGCTATTGGCTCTGCATCAAACATGCTCAACAA cAAACAGCAAATGTGTCTACTGGATCAGACAAAGGCTGTTGCTGAGTATGCTTTGCAACTTGTTTATGTATCCAAGGAGGCTGGTGGTAATCCCAAGGCAGTCCATGATCATCCAGATGTGGATGATGCAGCAGATACTATGAAGGAGACACTTCAG GAGCTACTGTCAACTGTAGAAACAATAGCCACAGAAGCTGGGGTTGTCTCAGGATTGGTAGAGTCAATCACCACAGCTATGCACAGACTTGAGGATAATGCTGTTGCTGTCTGTGATGACAGTGAGAGTTTTGTTGACTACCAGACACGCATGGTCACAGCTGCCAAAGAGATTGCAAGATTGGCCCAGGATATG GTTGGAAAGGCAGCCTCAGATGCTAGTCAGCTGGGTAATCTTGGAGCTAGTGTGTCACATCAGTACAGCTCCTTGTCCTCAGACTCTGCAGGGGCCATCCGTCAAACTTCAAATGCAGAAATTGCTACTCGTCTGCGAAGCAG TGTGCATGAGTTAGGACAGGCATGTATTGACTTGGTGAAGTCTGGAGGGTCATGCCAGGCTGCCCCACGTGATACATTCTGCCAACGTGACCTTGCTGAATCTGCTCGCCATGTTGGGGAGAAG GCTTCTCATGTTATGGCTGCACTTCAAGCTGGCTCTCAAGGCACCCAGGCTTGTATCAATGCTGCTTCTACAGTCTCTGGTATCATTGGTGACCTTGATACAACCATCATGTTTGCAACAGCTGGTACTCTCAATGCTGAAAAGGAAGGTGAAAATTTCTCAGACCACAGGGAATATATTCTCAAGACTGCTAag GCTCTCGTGGAAGATACAAAGACACTTGTGGCAGGAGCAGCATCCTCACAAGAACAGCTGGCTGTTGCTGCACAAAATGCTGTAACTACAATTGTGCAGTTGTCTGATGTTGTGAAGAGTGGAGCTTCCTCTCTTGGAGCAAATAATCCAGAAGCTCAG GTGATGCTGATCAATGCAGTGAAGGATGTGGCCATGGCCCTGGGTGACCTGATCCATGCCACAAAGGCAGCATCT